In Natronomonas salsuginis, the sequence AGGCAGGCCGATGACGGTGATGGCGAGGACGTTGGCGACGTTCGCCCAGATGAAACTCCCCACTAGCCGACGAAGACGAACCACAGCGCACGGGCTCAACCTCGCCGAGCATCACGGCGAGATCGCCCAGAAACTGCGCCAGGAGAACGGCCCTGCCGCCTTCGCCGAGGAATCGCTACCGGCAGTGAATACGTAAAAGAGCTTGACGACTTCATCGAGCGCCGCTCCAATTTCGTCAGCGTGGCTTGGGGGCCTCGACGTTTTGTCTCGGTCTGTGATGGGTGCTTTCTTCTCGTAATAGGTTCCGTCAAATTATGTTATTCGATTGTTCGGTTGTATACGACCTGGCTTGCTGACGCGCGTTTTGTATCTGTGTGCATTAGTCCCTGTCTCAACTTGTATGCATTGGTCCCTGTCTCAACTTCTGATTATCCTTGGCTGAACACATCAAAGCGGTTTCTCAGGGGTCACCAAATCAAGAAGGCGCTCGCACCGCGAGAAGGATTTCTGGCAACGTCTAGTTTTTAATGGCCACCAAGCGGGGCGGACACTTGCCTCAGTATTTCTCAGAACAAGATCTTAACTAAGCCAACGTGAATGCATAGCCGGCGGACGAGACTCGTCTCGTCTGACGGCTGCATTTCATAAAAATCAGTACTTTACGGTTTCACTGAATCCGAAGAAGGCGACTGGAATCATTGTTTGACGACTTGTTTAACGAAGTGGAATAGTACCTTTTGCACACCTGTACTCTCTCGCTTCATCTCCAACGTTCTGGCGGGCTATCGCACGCCATCAGCGGATTCAATAGAACCGTACTTTACAAAGCTGGTTAGTTAGAACGCCTGCTTGCTGGTGATGTGTCCTATTGTGGTGCTTCTAACGACTCCAAAACAGGAGTCAAGAGTTCAAATTAACCGTCGGTACTTCGCAACCGAGGATTCTGAAGCCGAGTTGAGTCGTCGTGAGTGGTCCAATCTCGGAGCAACAGCTAAGTGAATTGAGACGCCGGTCTCCGAGAGATGGTGACTGGGACAAGAACGGCTCTTTCAGCCGTCTGTGACGAGTGCTGCCGCTACCGAATTGCGGGCCCGAGGCCGCGGGCTGGCCTCAGCCCGCGGCCGGAACCGGGCCGTACGCTTCCGGCACTCCGACATCATTCATCTCGATCTCCCACCACTGCTCTAACTCTGCTCCCAGTTCGTGGTGAATCCAGTCACAGAACGTCTGGAACGTAAACTGCGTGGGCAGGTCGCGCCCGTCCCGCTGCGGGCAGGCGATGACCGCCCATCGTAGCTCTAACACACTTCCGAATCGGACATCTTCCTCAATCAGAGCGACGCTTCAGTTCCGCTGCTCACGCCGGTTGGGAAGTACCGACCGTAAGGTATATATCTAAGACTAATCTACTTCTCCCGAGTCATGGAGAGTAATACAGTCGATAGAAGATCAGTCTTAGCAAGTATAGCAGGCGCGTCAGCAGTCGGATTAGCGGGCTGTAGTGAGGGTTCGAGTGATCCTGAGGGTTCGAGTGATTCCGAGGAGCTGGGCGAGCGCGTGCCAAACGTCGTTATGTCATACTGGACGGATCTACCACCTTTCTCACCCGCGCAAGAGAAGTCGATGGGCCCTTGGAAAAGTATGTTCGAGCAGTTGGGTATTGCCATGGAGGAAAAGCCATTGGCAATTACAGAGGCAGTCCAATCGGCCACGGTCGACGCACGAAACTTTCACATCTGTAACTGGTCAGCTGCTGGAACGCCAAGGCGGCTTGATCCGTCTGATGGCTTAGTCAGATATACCGTACCTAATGCGGGTGTTGCCGGCGGAGCAAACTATTCACAGTATACCAATTGTGAGTATACTCACCTGGCCAATCAATCAACAAGAATTACCGACGAGGACGAGCGTCGAAAGACAGTCAATGAAGCTTTCAAAATAATCTCGGAAGACTCTGGCGTCATCACTCAATCGAATATCCCTGTCTTTGGTGGATATAATAAACGGATTGAGTTTAAAGGAGCTGGTACTATGAACGTGCAGACGCACTTGTGGCACCTCCGCCAGTCAGAGGTCAAAGACGGTGAGAACGTCATCGTTTGGGCCAGCACACCTGGCTCACTGCAGAAGATCAATAATCCAGCTCCGCTATCTACGGCAATTAGGAGTAATCTCATTTGGTCACCACTTTTCGAGTACTCTCCTGAGGGCGAGCTAGAGCCGTGTCTTGCCAAAGATTACGAAGTGTCAGATGATCTCACCGAAGTAACGGTGTCGCTGCGGAATGACGCGGTTTTCCACAACGGAGATTCGATCACAGCAGAGGATGTAGCGTGGTCGTTGTGGTTCTATTTCAACAACCCATCGTATTACTACTGGACAGCAAACCCCCCTTGGGACTGGGAGGCAGACCCGGATTACGGGTTCGCCGAGGTCGTTGACGACACGACTGTGCGCTTCCATCTCAAAGAACCGTACGCTCCATTCATGATACCCCTCTCTCTGTGGGGGATTCTTCACAAAGAATCATCCATCGCACAGGGTGCGGAAGAGAACACCCAAGAATTTGAACCCAACGACCCGTTCATCGGGTCGGGACCGTTCACTGTAAGTGATTTCAGTTCTGGCGAAATCATGCGGCTGGAGCCGCATCCCTACGAACACCCTGTGTCGAATCCCTCACACAGGGCTAACCTCGTTTCATTTGGGGATCCCACAGCAATGTTCGAAGCCTTGGTCTCGGGAAGTGTCGACTGCATTCCAGGCGTGAATTACAATTTCGTTAGCCGGATCGAAAATGAAGACCATCTAGAAACGTATATCCAGGATGGATTTGATGTTCTGTTCGCTGCACCACAGCAAAGCCACGCGCCGTTCAAATTCAAAGAGTTGCGGCAGGCGGTCAGCGCCAGCCTGAACCGCAGGGAGATCAATGCCATTGCATTCGGTGGTAATGGGACTATCGAGATGGCGGACACACTCTTCGTGGAGAGTAATCCGTGGCATCCGCCAGACGAGGCTGTGGTACGACATACCGAGGATCCGACGGGCGAGCCAGAGGTTGGCCGCCAGATCCTCGAAGATGCTGGGTGGGGCTGGGACGGCGATGGCAACCTGCACTACCCACAGGAGGCCGACCTCGACCCAGTCTGGCCCGATGGCGAGATGCCATCCCCCGATGACTTCCCCTGTATCGACGAAGAGGGCAATTACGTCTCCAACTAAGAATCGTTCAATACGCTGTATTCCACGGTCTGGAGCCCCCATCTGAGCAGAAACTGTCTTATTGAACG encodes:
- a CDS encoding ABC transporter substrate-binding protein; amino-acid sequence: MFEQLGIAMEEKPLAITEAVQSATVDARNFHICNWSAAGTPRRLDPSDGLVRYTVPNAGVAGGANYSQYTNCEYTHLANQSTRITDEDERRKTVNEAFKIISEDSGVITQSNIPVFGGYNKRIEFKGAGTMNVQTHLWHLRQSEVKDGENVIVWASTPGSLQKINNPAPLSTAIRSNLIWSPLFEYSPEGELEPCLAKDYEVSDDLTEVTVSLRNDAVFHNGDSITAEDVAWSLWFYFNNPSYYYWTANPPWDWEADPDYGFAEVVDDTTVRFHLKEPYAPFMIPLSLWGILHKESSIAQGAEENTQEFEPNDPFIGSGPFTVSDFSSGEIMRLEPHPYEHPVSNPSHRANLVSFGDPTAMFEALVSGSVDCIPGVNYNFVSRIENEDHLETYIQDGFDVLFAAPQQSHAPFKFKELRQAVSASLNRREINAIAFGGNGTIEMADTLFVESNPWHPPDEAVVRHTEDPTGEPEVGRQILEDAGWGWDGDGNLHYPQEADLDPVWPDGEMPSPDDFPCIDEEGNYVSN